From the genome of Streptomyces xanthophaeus:
GAAGGACATCCGCCACCGGGGACGAGTACCGCCGCATCCGTACACGGAACCAGGGAGTCTTCTCCGGGCGGGGTCCGGGGCGGACACGGCGGAGTGTCCCCGCGGGACGAGCGCGCATCCACGCCTCCGGGCGGCCCGGGCCGTCCCCGCCTCCCGTGACGCCGTCACGGGAGGACCGCGACGCCGTCGAGTTCCACCAGGGCCTGGTCGTCCCAGAGGCGGACCACGCCGATGACGGCCATCGCCGGGTAGTCGCGGCCGGCCGACCGCCGCCAGATGCGGCCCAGTTCGGCCGCGTGGGTCCGGTACGCCGCCACGTCCACCGCGTACACCGTCACCCGGGCCAGGTCCGCCGGGGTCCCGCCGGCCGCGGCGAGGGCCGTCAGGAGGTTGGCGAGGGCGACCTCGAACTGCTCCGGCAGGCTCTCGCCGACCACCTTGCCCTCGCCGTCCAGGGCGGTCTGGCCCGCCAGGAACACCAGCCGGGTGCCGGTCGCCGCGACCGCGTGCGAGAAACCCGTCGCGGGCGACAGCTCCGCCGGGTTGATCCGCTCCAGGCTCATCGCGGCGCCACCGCCCCGTACAGCTCCTTCGCGATGATCGTGCGCTGCACCTCGCTCGCCCCCTCGTAGATCCGCGGTGCCCGTACCTCCCGGTAGAGGTGTTCGAGCAGGTGGCCGCGCTGGAGGGCGACCGCGCCGTGCAGTTGGACCGCGTGGTCGACCACGTACTGGGCCGTCTCCGTGGCCAGCAGTTTCGCCATCGCCGCCCGGCGCGGGACGTCGCCTGCCCCCCGGTCGTAGGCCCCGGCCGCCGCGTACACCAGCAGCCGGGCCGCTTCCGTGCGGGTGGCCATCTCGGCCACCCGGTGCGCCACCGCCTGGAGATCGCTCAGCGTTCCGCCGAACGCGGTCCGGTCCGCCGTGTACGCGAGCGTCGCGTCCAGCGCGGCCCGGGCCATGCCCACCGCGAAGGCGCCGACGCTCGGCCGGAAGAGGTTCAGGGTGTCCATCGCGACGCGGAAACCGCGCCCGGGCTCGCCGAGCAGGTCCCGCGGGCCGACCGGTACCCCGTCGAAGGCGAGGGAGCCGATGGGGTGCGGGGAGAGCATGTCCAGGGGTGCGCCGGAGAGTCCGGGGCGGTCGGCCGGGACCAGGAAGGCCGAGACCCCCTTCGCTCCCGGCCCCTCGCCCGTTCGGGCGAACACGGTGTAGAAATCCGCCTCGGGAGCGTTGGAGATCCAGCACTTCTCACCGCTGAGCCGCCAGCCGCCCCCGCCGGACCCGCCGGAC
Proteins encoded in this window:
- a CDS encoding RidA family protein produces the protein MSLERINPAELSPATGFSHAVAATGTRLVFLAGQTALDGEGKVVGESLPEQFEVALANLLTALAAAGGTPADLARVTVYAVDVAAYRTHAAELGRIWRRSAGRDYPAMAVIGVVRLWDDQALVELDGVAVLP
- a CDS encoding acyl-CoA dehydrogenase family protein yields the protein MTGFALGVDQEEWCGQLRALAVERLRPLAEKGEPGRVNRPLLAALGELGLLERVFASGALELCLLRESLAYGCTEAETALALQGLGAYPVLRAGSEEQRERWLPQVRAGRAVAAFALSEPGAGSDAAALALAATPDPAGGSGGSGGGGWRLSGEKCWISNAPEADFYTVFARTGEGPGAKGVSAFLVPADRPGLSGAPLDMLSPHPIGSLAFDGVPVGPRDLLGEPGRGFRVAMDTLNLFRPSVGAFAVGMARAALDATLAYTADRTAFGGTLSDLQAVAHRVAEMATRTEAARLLVYAAAGAYDRGAGDVPRRAAMAKLLATETAQYVVDHAVQLHGAVALQRGHLLEHLYREVRAPRIYEGASEVQRTIIAKELYGAVAPR